A single window of Montipora capricornis isolate CH-2021 chromosome 14, ASM3666992v2, whole genome shotgun sequence DNA harbors:
- the LOC138031627 gene encoding uncharacterized protein, with protein sequence MGRGTETKLWCIKLSSNAAFLFKGGKRIPNFQNIVGAGVSQPQQHRMEFIPTQSGSYHYATLNPRHFNPFDCDGDFKNIGSSRDADSLANHICNKTYFIPVKCLVMPPKERQIRTVDDRFLKDLITSMEELPSGNHEALFVLVKGIKNKEEFNLDKVEQHEYEILGGTHVMLATKQLNEMYPDNQSFQGRVARIYIGLSDQEALWLGAMHNNTGAFRHHLTYRDEVEISRTQLFLPIQDCTGEPPQPSDSWRDMCASLPHKKKRILSEVFAMAQLSADGWKHFKTLNTMFENVQLEGQKPKATDIVNKGKPILKQWQLKPLCGLSNHDQNFLLEKVAKCEMSLEELKSAATEIKCLRPIQEAIVNIFKLTSWEDVETEFGSAVSPGSLSQFIGKDFEQTHEFQKFLERLKRRKDGDAVELTDLVNGQLGALGLIVSSKTLLDVEQISVAKLPHFQGAFLAIGQAGKHCKNAPDVIGLISRINFTKLTSFNIVLFTVVDDVRNLKDKMMEEGATYAQTGHFYVQSKPHSSLNTFVVGHWSVSKQMTSRHFSIENDGNLIIVEHVPAQCNNEEQLPVGAYAWLVKHLSREGDTVTDAGSSTGYAMVAALKKAEMQCG encoded by the exons ATGGGAAGAGGAACAGAAACGAAGCTCTGGTGCATTAAACTGTCATcaaatgctgcatttttgtTTAAAGGAGGAAAACGAATTCCTAACTTCCAAAACATCGTTGGAGCTGGTGTGAGCCAGCCCCAGCAACATAGA ATGGAGTTCATTCCCACCCAAAGTGGAAGCTACCATTATGCCACACTGAATCCACGTCACTTTAATCCATTTGATTGTGACGGTGATTTCAAAAATATAGGTTCAAGCAGAGATGCAGATAGCCTTGCCAACCACATCTGCA ATAAAACCTATTTTATCCCAGTCAAATGCTTGGTAATGCCACCAAAAGAGAGGCAAATAAGAACAGTCGATGACAGATTCTTGAAGGACTTGATAACGAGTATGGAGGAGCTTCCCTCAGGAAATCATGAAGCTCTGTTTGTGCTAGTAAAGGGTATCAAGAATAAAGAAGAGTTTAACCTAGACAAGGTGGAGCAGCATGAATATGAAATCCTTGGTGGTACCCATGTAATGCTTGCCACCAAACAGCTCAATGAAATGTACCCAGACAACCAAAGCTTCCAAGGGCGTGTTGCCAGAATTTACATTGGCCTGTCTGATCAAGAAGCTCTCTGGCTTGGTGCAATGCACAACAACACTGGCGCTTTTCGTCACCACCTCACATACCGGGATGAG GTGGAAATTTCACGCACACAGCTGTTTTTACCTATTCAAGATTGCACTGGTGAACCACCACAGCCAAGTGATTCATGGAGAGACATGTGTGCAAGTCTCCCCCACAAGAAG AAACGAATCCTAAGTGAAGTTTTTGCCATGGCACAGCTGTCTGCAGATGGATGGAAACATTTTAAGACACTAAATACTATGTTTGAAAATGTTCAGCTGGAGGGGCAAAAGCCTAAGGCCACTGACATAGTCAACAAAGGGAAACCAATACTGAAGCAGTGGCAGTTGAAGCCTCTTTGTGGCCTCTCAAATCATGATCAAAATTTCTTGTTAGAGAAG GTAGCAAAATGTGAGATGAGCCTGGAGGAGCTTAAAAGTGCTGCAACAGAAATCAAGTGTCTGAGGCCCATCCAAGAGGCCATTGTAAACATCTTTAAATTGACTAGCTGGGAGGATGTTGAAACTGAATTTGGCAGTGCTGTATCTCCTGGAAGCCTATCACAGTTTATA GGAAAAGACTTTGAACAGACCCATGAGTTCCAGAAATTTTTGGAACGATTAAAACGAAGGAAGGATGGAGATGCTGTTGAACTGACGGACCTTGTAAACGGGCAGTTGGGTGCACTGGGTCTTATCGTCTCAAGTAAAACACTGCTTGATGTTGAGCAGATATCTGTTGCAAAGCTGCCTCACTTTCAAGGAGCCTTTTTGGCAATAGGACAAGCTGGTAAACATTGCAAG AATGCCCCAGATGTCATTGGTCTAATTTCTCGCATCAACTTTACAAAGTTGACATCCTTTAACATAGTGCTATTTACAGTGGTTGATGATGTAAGAAACCTGAAAGACAAGATGATGGAAGAGGGTGCTACATATGCACAAACGGGACATTTTTATGTACAAAGTAAGCCTCACAGT TCCCTCAACACCTTTGTGGTTGGACACTGGTCAGTGTCCAAACAGATGACCTCCAGACATTTTTCTATTGAAAATGATGGAAATCTAATAATTGTGGAGCATGTTCCTGCACAGTGTAACAATGAAGAACAATTGCCTGTTGGAGCCTATGCCTGGCTTGTCAAGCATCTCTCAAGGGAAGGGGACACAGTTACAGATGCTGGCAGCAGCACTGGTTATGCAATGGTGGCGGCCTTGAAGAAGGCGGAAATGCAGTGTGGTTAA
- the LOC138031628 gene encoding uncharacterized protein has protein sequence MAPRVKSSLIPAALHVLTAVSLVFQLYGIIIMWKVNELRRNQAVFTDILRKRNYFIQKMKHRKQRALNRSKRSCWYKKGRTDLWWKNLINGVADEESWNKNFRMSRGSFMYLVDELRPHISPDQRSPNNRALTAEKKLGLTLYFLKDTGSIRMTANTFGVAVCTASMTVTEVCKAISSNLGPKYIYLPKDIESMRKKVSEFEANFGMTQAFGCVDGTHIPIKRPSENSQDYFCYKQYFSLNIQAVCDYRGFFMDVECKWPGSVHDAKVFANSPINAKLRDNKLPTTYQSPVSSGVKVPSYLIGDPAYPLLPFCMKEYDTCARDEQVIFNNLLRSARNPIECAFGRLKARWAILTRSMNLKLEEMPTIIYACFVLHNFCEKQNAYIDQDVVNSQVEVIKRNEAQFKNIPDPTYSYNEDEGNVIRKILTDIVLQNM, from the coding sequence atggcgccGCGGGTGAAATCTTCGTTGATTCCCGCTGCATTGCATGTGTTAACAGCTGTTTCATTAGTATTTCAGCTCTATGGAATCATTATAATGTGGAAAGTTAATGAGCTGAGGAGAAATCAAGCTGTTTTTACTGATATTTTGCGAAAACGAAACTATTTTATACAGAAGATGAAACATCGAAAACAGCGAGCATTGAACCGAAGTAAGCGATCTTGCTGGTACAAGAAAGGACGAACCGATTTATGGTGGAAAAACCTAATTAATGGTGTAGCAGATGAGGAGTCCTGGAATAAAAATTTTAGGATGTCAAGGGGATCATTCATGTATCTCGTAGACGAGTTGAGGCCGCACATATCACCCGACCAAAGATCACCAAATAATAGAGCCTTAACCGCAGAAAAAAAGTTAGGACTGACATTGTACTTCTTAAAAGACACAGGTTCAATACGTATGACTGCCAACACCTTTGGAGTGGCAGTTTGTACTGCTTCTATGACAGTAACTGAAGTTTGCAAAGCAATTTCTAGTAATCTTGGACCAAAGTACATCTACCTCCCCAAAGATATTGAAAGCATGAGGAAAAAAGTATCAGAATTTGAAGCAAATTTTGGAATGACACAAGCTTTTGGTTGTGTTGATGGAACACATATTCCTATCAAGCGCCCTTCAGAAAACTCACaagattatttttgttataaacAATACTTCTCCCTAAATATTCAGGCTGTCTGTGACTACAGGGGATTCTTCATGGATGTAGAATGCAAGTGGCCTGGTAGTGTACACGATGCTAAGGTTTTTGCAAATTCTCCTATCAATGCAAAGTTAAGAGATAACAAGTTGCCAACTACTTACCAGTCACCAGTCTCAAGTGGTGTCAAAGTACCTAGCTATCTCATTGGTGACCCAGCATATCCACTGCTTCCATTCTGCATGAAAGAATATGATACATGTGCCAGAGATGAGCAAGTTATATTCAATAACCTGCTTCGTTCAGCTAGAAATCCCATTGAATGTGCTTTTGGGCGTCTTAAAGCAAGATGGGCCATACTTACCAGGAGTATGAATTTGAAGCTTGAGGAAATGCCAACAATTATTTATGCATGTTTTGTCTTGCATAATTTTTGTGAAAAGCAAAATGCATACATTGATCAAGATGTTGTGAATTCCCAAGTTGAAGTAATCAAGAGAAATGAAGCCCAATTCAAGAACATCCCAGATCCTACTTATTCTTACAATGAAGATGAAGGAAATGTCATCAGGAAAATTCTTACTGACATAGTGCTTCAGAACATGTAA
- the LOC138032248 gene encoding uncharacterized protein — MARRAGPLAEISPGDAEISASGLEKFSYKTRHPGNRAENYHSAHVKFADQKERGSHFNMAAVESSPDCESNAPKTRKRKQFRWDEKMIENLIDSLQSYKATMLYKGLDFNGDKSHQYKEIRISMAKIYLDKDVTLFGPVTSPSLPEDFKDLSKEEQKKSKKLVKESTDLINRGNKRVMEKVKEIRQNFSKAVVSGRRSGSGKIVFEYYDKLVTLWGGSASSEPLAFGVGSDDFEEDDTQDIDCEQEVQNVEEDKGENDGLDEGVHVEEKDEENEEEEPVSKKAKSSVPRLIDSKRKHLEKSLSAAQRDQLLLKEAKDDAQFRKDLAQAMRESTESFTSSIKDISKAMTDLGQGLCRSLEMLSRSFQPPTPVNQNMFYQAPYAGPNHVQNMQPGYFHQMLDPTQNPHAQEWE; from the coding sequence ATGGCTAGGCGGGCTGGCccgcttgccgagatctcgCCTGGCgatgccgagatctcggcaagcgggctggaaaaattctcatataaaACACGCCATCCCGGTAACCGGGCTGAAAATTATCATTCTGCGCATGTCAAGTTCGCTGATCAAAAAGAACGCGGCTCACacttcaacatggcggcggtaGAAAGTAGTCCAGATTGTGAATCTAATGctccaaaaacaaggaaaagaaagcaaTTTCGATGGGATGAAAAGATGATAGAGAACTTAATAGACTCTCTACAGAGTTATAAAGCAACTATGTTGTACAAAGGTTTGGATTTCAACGGCGATAAGAGCCATCAATATAAAGAAATCAGAATATCTATGGCAAAGATTTATCTCGATAAAGATGTTACTCTTTTCGGTCCTGTGACTTCCCCTTCTTTGCCTGAAGATTTCAAAGATTTatcaaaagaagaacaaaagaaatccaaaaagcTTGTAAAGGAATCAACAGATCTCATAAACAGAGGAAACAAGAGAGTTATGGAAAAAGTAAAGGAGATAAGGCAGAATTTCAGTAAAGCTGTTGTTTCAGGTAGAAGGAGTGGAAGTGGAAAGATAGTCTTTGAATATTACGACAAACTTGTGACCTTATGGGGAGGATCAGCTTCATCTGAACCTCTTGCATTCGGAGTAGGTTCAGATGATTTTGAAGAAGATGATACACAAGATATTGATTGTGAACAAGAAGTACAAAATGTAGAAGAGGATAAAGGTGAGAATGATGGGTTAGACGAAGGTGTACATGTAGAGGAGAAagatgaagaaaatgaagaggAAGAACCAGTCAGTAAGAAAGCTAAAAGCTCTGTACCACGTTTGATTGACAGCAAAAGGAaacatcttgaaaaaagtctttCTGCTGCTCAAAGAGATCAACTGTTATTAAAGGAAGCAAAGGATGATGCACAGTTCAGAAAGGATTTAGCACAGGCTATGCGAGAATCAACAGAGAGCTTTACAAGCAGCATCAAGGATATCAGCAAGGCTATGACAGATCTTGGTCAAGGGTTATGTAGATCATTAGAGATGTTGTCACGATCATTTCAACCTCCAACTCCTGTTAATCAGAATATGTTTTATCAAGCACCATATGCTGGTCCAAATCACGTCCAAAATATGCAACCTGGCTACTTTCACCAAATGTTGGATCCCACTCAAAATCCCCACGCTCAAGAATGGGAATAA